The Hordeum vulgare subsp. vulgare chromosome 7H, MorexV3_pseudomolecules_assembly, whole genome shotgun sequence DNA window TTAACACATTAACATCATCTCAGTTCTGAAAGGATGAGATTGTAACTCCAACAGTCAAACATAAATCATCAACCAACCTAAGTCATTATCAACAATACAAAAAATATGAGGTATAAGGACTTAGCGACATGTCTATGAACTAGTAGTACATTTACTTGCTCTGCATTACTGACAGGGTAATTAACATCAACTGGTATGCGCCTCTTTTGGTGCATAGGACGAATATCATAGGAATAGGAAACTTGTAGGATATGAGGTGCCATGTATCTCAAATCCTATGACTAGGATCTAGGAATAGAAAAAGAGATGTCCTTTGGTCCACATCATAGAATCTTTTCCATTGAATCTAGGCTAATGTTTATTTTTCTTTGAAATGTGATGGATAGGAATAATTCCTCTGTAGGAATAGGATTTTATTCATACAAACCACAGGACTCTATAGGAATTTTTCCTATAGGAATCCTATCCTATAGAATTCCTACAAAATTCCTCCAAACCAAGAGCTAGCAGATTTTTTTTCCCTGAGAGCAATGGCAAGAGCTCTACTATATATTAAATAAGTTTAAAataattacaagagccagatttcACAATATTGTATAACTACACTAGGGGCATTTGAAAGTAACAGAAATTATCTCATAGAATGGAAGCTTAACATCATAACCTAAACTGGTAGGGCACTGGCAATAATAGTAGCTGACAAAGAGTTGGTCTAGCATCTACCTTTCCATATTTTTGACTCCTTGCTTGTAGATGAAGAGATCCATCATGTTGGAAACCACGAACTTCAGCCTGATAAATGATTTcatgcaaagcagcagcatcagATTTTGCAGTGCTGATCCAGTACAAAAGCAATAAAGGCTGACAAACTATAAAAAATGATAAAGGACATAGACAAGCCATGTTTCCAATATCATGAGCTTCCTTTGGGGGAAACACTAAAATGAAATGTACAAATAACGTGAAGCTTGGATGCATGAATAAACTGAAGGCAAGGAAATACAGAATGCCTAATTCAGAAAGTCTTGTGTGTCAGAAAACAGAATGCCTTGATTAGCAAAGCGATCAGagaacaagttcacaaaatgcagAGCAAAAATGTTCACACGTGAACTTTGTGCTGTACTAACTAATCCTGGTAGTCCATTAACCAGATACAGGAAACTTAAATAAACCCAGCATGGTGCATACAGCCAAATATAGACAGCTTATGTCTCAAATTTCATAACTAAACAATCAAATTAATTTTGTATGTTGAACAGTCAGATTAATTCCAGCATCACACGAGACCAACAGAATAGTCCAACGGTATAACCAATGAGGATTCACAATCACCAGTTATCAAAGATTAGGCATATAAGTAGCATGAAAAGTCCTACACAGCGAGGCGACTTGCAATCAGCTGGGAGCCTTGGATAGAGATGCAACTATCCATACTCTTTTTGCCGCCCTTGAAACTCTCCAGGTAGCTCTTGATATGGTCCTCCAAAGTATTGTGCACGTATTGTGGAAAAGCGTCTAGATAAATTGATGTGAGGTACAAGGTGGAATGGGAAGGGCTGAAGCGTGTTATTTTGATGCCTACGGTGCTGAAAATAAGGACTTACGCTTTCTGGTCTTAGTTATTTTGATGCCTGGTACAATGGGAAGGGCTGAAGCCTGTTGTGCCCAGTCAAGCTTCGCTTAAGTTAAAAAACTGAAATGCCATGGTAGATGGCGCAAAACTTTGTGTGCTCTGTGCCCCAATATTAGGGTTTGTTTTTTCGAAGCTCTGTGGTTGTGTTGGCTCCCAGGGTGCGAGGTCGGTTCTGTTCTAGCAGTTAGCAAAGGACCAAAGTTAATTCCACTGTCATGATTTCTCATATCCTATTCACTGTGCATTGTTTCTATTTTCCATCTCCAATTTCTAGTCCATGCAACACTTGATTCACTTCTGTTCCATCTGTTTACTACCATCAGTTCCAATGTGCTATTACTTTATAATTTTCATCTATTTTCTTATATTTTACATCTATTAGTTCCTCCACAGCTACACATATTGGTTACCATATGCTTCTGCAAGTTCCTACCACTTAGTCATAAACAATTATATTGGTCCATTCTGTTCCAAGATTCCTTCTATCTTCTAGTTCTAGCCAGTAGCCAAATCCATCTACTAATTTGCTGCTGCTTGCAAAGTGAAAGATCAGGGCTTCCAAAAGTCTCATATGCAATTTGAGTCGTACCAATTCTGAATTAAAACGGGAACAATCACTGATCAAATGGTGTAGCAGTGAGAATGAGGGCTCAACCTGATGTCAATGGCAAGatggcaaacagaagcaaaagaaAAAGCTCCAGGACTAATAAATGCAATTGCAGAAATATGACAAGCTGAACCATTTGACAGTATTGTTCATTCGTATTTGACGTTACATATGTAAGCAACtaacacaaattttcattcataGAGAAGGGGAAAGGAGTGTGATGCTTACGCagacaacatcattttcttcaaataTACTCCGCATATTAAGCTCATCAACCGCAGTTCTTCTTCTCTAATATTGGGATGGAAAAAatatcaattaaaaaatattggaGAATGATCAATAGTGACACTTGTAACGTACTCCCTCCCTCAGTTTCATAACATAAGATGCATTATGAAAATCTTTAAGACAAGGGTTTGACCAACAATTACTCAAGACAAGGGTTTGACCAACAATTACTCTATTAATATGTAATTGTGATACAAAATTATAATGATGGGTACTTTTGAAACAAATCTAGTGATATAACATTTATCTCACCCAAAGTGTATCTTAATAGACTAATTGTTAGTCATTGTTAGTCAAACCCTTGCTTAGCAAATCATAATGCACCATACATAAGGAAAATAACGGAGTACTAAAGATGACAGTCACTGGTCTGTTTTAGCATGATGCAACATTTCGTTCTAAGATAAGAGAAaaacagggaaatattttttccaGCAAACCAGGCAATTCCATCTTAGCTTACTGTTAAGTCAACTAGAAAGGGTATTTTGATGCATGTTAAATTATCTGTTGAGATAGTGCATGGGATTATTTGCCTTGCAGATTGCATTGTGAGGATACCCTATGTACAGCTGCTGCCCTTTCCCACAAATTTTGGGCGTTCACACGGTAAAGGTGCAGAATAGCATACCTGAATTCCATCAGGCAAATTCATTGAAGAAAGCATCAAAACAGCATCTTGGCTAAAGTTTATCTCCAACCGCCAGCGCTTTGGAGCaatcttgaaaaaaaatcaacatagtatctgatatttatcagaaataaaaTACATTATTTACATGGGAGCTGGGCAGGCAGATAATAAATCACACTCTGACAGCATGACTATACTAACAGCTAGATTTGCCCACACCATCCGGTTGTTCAGATGGACAAGTAATCAAAAATAAATAACATGTACCAGGACACATACAAATTATTGGAGCTACTAAGCTACCAAATATAGGGGAAACCAATTGCTCAATCCATGCATGTGCTATAAGGATCCGGCAAAACACATTTCCAATTTTTAACAGTGACCAACAATACTCTTAGTTTAAAACTCGAGCCATAAGCCAAATTGTAGATCATTGGCATGCATTCCTGGCACAAACCATGCCATAGAAATAAGAACGTTGAAAGAGTGACAAAAAGTGCGCAAACCTCAATGACACGGCCAACTATGATATCGCCAACCTCTGGCTTATACCTGGTAAGGTGGAAGAGAACAAAATGAGCCTTTCAGGTAGCAGAACTAATTACAAACTCAATGATTTATTCCCTGCTCTATAAGTCAAATAATATAACATGCTAGAGCCCAGATACCTACAGTTTAAGTCGGCACAAATCATAAGCACCCCAGCTCTAATCTGATACAAGATAATATTTCAGTATGAAACAACAGTACCTCACTGCAAGAACTGCACTTATCCATTCATCGAGTCAAACCCGAACACTAATCCATTCATATGCACACCGTTATACTCAGTACGATAGCAACGCCACAGCATTGCGAGGATTATCCAGCAGGAACACAGAAATGGCATCGCTGGAAACTGACACAGCagggaagaggggggaggcaggggAGTAATACCTCGCCCGGAGCGTCCGCACGTAGACGAGCTTGTTGACCCGCTCCACCACGCCGCACAGCGTCGCCACCACCTCCCCATCCTGATCCGTCGTGCCGTGCCCTCTGCACCCAAAAATATCAATCCGTCGTCCATCACCAAGCACGAGTGGGGAACGGATAGAGAGGGGAGGAGACGGGGAAGTATTACTTGAGGATGTTGTCCTCGTGGTTGACGGCGATGTTGTCCGCGACggtgacggcggcggcggacgcggCCGCGGGGGCGAGGGTCTGGAGCTCGTGGAGCGCGGCCTCGAGGCGGACCCTCTGGGTCTGGTTCAGCGGGAGGTGGAGGTCTCTCATGGCCCCTACGCTGTGCCGGGAGCACTTAAGGAGAAGGAGGGATGCGTCGGCGGGTGGCGGGGGTCGGCGGCGATCGACGGCGGAAACTAGCAAAAACCCTAGTAAAACCTGCCCAGTccacccaccaccgtcgcgctgaAAAGCCGCTAGGTTGAGCCGGGCCGGGAACATGGAACCAAACTGGGCCTCATCGTTCGGGGCTAAGCTGGGCCAGTGACCTAAGGATATCCTTCGACTGGGGAAAGGCAAATCCGATTTggcgctgcaggcgccggttgaagtgcatttttcttaaccggcgcctgcagcgttcaatcatgggccggcccagcggaAGGGAGGTTTTTCTGGTTTTATGAAGTTTCCGGTAGCTTTCTAGATGGGATTTTTCATTTAGGTTTTTTAGGACTGgtttttcttcagtttttttgtttttatataTTTCTTTTCTATACTATTTTTAttaattttttattttaattttattttctaaATAAATTTACATTTTTTCAACAAGACGCACACTTTTTTTTATTAACTTTTTCTCAAGCgaacaaacatttttctaaatcAATAAACCCTTTTcaaaattttatatttttttaactaaattctatgaacttttttgaatatcgatgaagtttttttttaTGGATAAACTTTTTTCAAAAAAGATGAACTTCTTAAAGATTTGTGAATTTTTTCTAGGtttcatgaactttttaaaaGCTTTTTTCAAATCCATGAACAAAGTAtcaaaatccatgaactttttaaaattttgtgaactttttttcaGATTACAgtgatttttttcaaattcatgttcTTTCAAAATTTGTGAACCACTTTTTGCTTTTATGAACTTTTTGTGTTcactttatttttgggttttttacaAAAAATTCGCCTtgtaactgggccggcccattttgCAACTCCTGTTCGGTGTCTTAAGCGCCCGAACAGCTACCTCGCATCCACGCGAACCACCTGATGGGCCAACCCAGGAACCCGCGTCAAAGGGACGTAGAATAGGTCGAAAACAACATAAAAAGGTAGGCCATTGCCAAGATTCGAACTCAAGTCTTTAGGTGCAAGAGAAGATCAATTAACCACTACACCAACTAGAGTATTGGGATCGCTAGTAGCTCCAACTTTATAAGAACAACGGGGTAGTGCTATTTTGTCTAGTCTATCACTTAGTTTTTTTTACGTATTTGAATAAAAAATGTAAATTTAAAAATACTCATATTTTTTTAAGGAAAGATCACAaacttgaaaaaagttcatcgaatttgagaaaagttcatcgatttcaaaaaaagttcatcgaatttgagaaaagttcatcaatttcaaaaaaaatcatcgaatttgagaaaagttcatgaattttgaaAAACTTTCATTAAattcgaaaaaagttcatcaattttgaaaattgttcattgaatttgaaaaaagttcagcagatttcaaaaaaaagtttatcgtttttttaaaaaaaagttcatcaaatgtgAAAAAACTTCaccaatttgaaaaaagttcagcgCATTTCAaagaaaagttcatcgattttaaaCAAATGTTCATCGaatctgaaaaaagttcatcaatttgaaaaGGTTTAGtggatttttaaaaaagttcatcaacttgTTTCTAAAAATTTCAACAAATTGTCAGAAAAAGTTCATTGGATTTGAAAAAGGTTCACtgaattttgaaaaagttcatcaaatagtTCACCATTTCGAAAAAAAAGTTCCCAAATTTAAAGgaaaaaatcatcaatcttgaaaaaagttcattggatttgaaaatgttcatcaaatttgaaaacaaagtttatgaaatttgaaaaaagttcattgatttaaGAAAAAGTTCGACAATTTTTAAAAATTGTGGATGGATTAAAAAGAATAAACGATTGATAAAGAAggaaaattaaaaagaaaacaaaaacgaaaacagaaaacagaaaaaaaggaaaaagagaatGAAAAAGCAAGAAAGCGGAAGAAACGATGATAAGGAAAAACAATTACGTATCTAAGCACATCAGCTGTCCGTGGCCTGGTGGTTACTACTCTTCGCACTGGACCAGGAGCTCCTTGGTTCGAATCCTACTACATTCTAATTCTTGAATGGACACGCGAATGTAAATGGGGAGCTTCGAATCCTACTACATTCTAATTTTTGAATGGACACGCGAATGTAAATGGGCCGAGCCCAGTTAGCGTGGTTGTAGGCGCCGGTTAGCTGAATACGAAAGAAACCGGCGCTCCTTGGTTCGAATCCTACTACATTCTAATTTTTGAATGGACACGCGAATGTAAATGGGCCGAGCCCAGTTAGCGTGGTTGTAGGCGCCGGTTAGCTGAATACGAAAGAAACCGGCGCTGAATAGGAAATGCCGACTAGGAGTCCCTTTGGGGAAACCTATTTCATGTCGCTAGTTAGAGAACAACTAACTGTACGTTTACCCCTTACGGTCACCTTCAAGGGGTGGAGCCATCCCATACCCTTAACCGTCGTCCCAAACCTTACTCCATCACTTGTACCCATACCCATCGTGGATATAATTTTTTCATAGAACCATCACCTGTCAGGGTAAATGGGTACCCATTGGTAAAATTATCCGGATTTACAACACACCAAGTCAAGTATTGCATAGTTAAAAACAACAACTTATAATGATAATGTATAAAAAAAACAACAATTCATGACAACAACACATACTCGTAAATAGCAACACACTCTGGACGTGGGCTAGCTACAGGATTTATGTACATATAATACGTTTAATATATGGATAAGTAAGAATGCTTATTTTTCAAATTATATGCAGGTACATAGGTACACTGGTATGGGTTATACTAAACTACCCACACTCAATATACCCGATGAGTTACAAATTTTCCCCGTTTATGTACACATGGTTATTTTTTTGACTCATGCCCTCATCTCAATAGGTTTTTTACCCACAGGGTATGTGGATAATGGGTATCGATTATCATCCCTATCCAGGGGCACTTTTGGTGTATTGAATGAAAGTATGCCAAATGTTGCGTGCTGGTGTTATTTTTGGATTCGGTTTTGCTAAAAACATCTAAATTTAAGATAAGTATTGCACATTTCAGTCTTATATCATTGATCTTACATGGAGATTCATGTGaatattttcttttcctttttccttttcgcTTTTATGCTTGATTTAGTCATTTAAATGTGCAATAACTATATCACATCCACATGTGTCCTACACATacatttttagatttttttttgtgTACATATTTTCAGGTTCATATGTGTTTCTTTCGAGTTATTTGTGCCTTTCGTTTGTTTTTAAGATTTAAGAACAAATATTTTTTGGGGGTAGGAAAAATTATGCCTTCATGAAAAGTAAATATTTGCTTTTCGTGGAGACGTGGttgtgtgttagagcatatatctccatatgtggttttggtaattgatgaaaattcctatggactaatgttgtcttaagttatatttataggatttgtccataggcactttttgaagtccatatgttgggttaaggagtttatatgatgaccaatgtggtatttaaggtattattcaaataatggtcatagagacacaaggttgatcaagatcttcaaacaaagagtaaatcaagatgatcaacacacaaagcgtacaagatgtaccgagagggatcaagtgatcccatggtatggtaagcattgtccattacgtatttgtgtactaatccatggtcttcatgagagttctatatgGGGTTACGTATTTGTTCCTTACCTCTCTTTTCTTATATATGGGTGACACTCTCTTAATCAATGGAACATGGCAAATCTTTTTCTCCATACCGTGAAAGAACTTGGAGCATAACTTTCTTGGAAACTTTAGAATAAAAAGCACAAGATAGGTCATGTTTTTCTAGTACTTGTTCATCGACGACATCCAAATTAATCACACTAGTATCCAAAGCTCATGAGTCATATCTTGATGTGTCAATATGCACTGGGTTGCTGCCAACAACTTTTAGTCTCGGGTCGCCACTGATCATGTTGGCACCGCGGGGTCGCGGCACGAGGTGCCAAGTATTGTTCCGAAGCAGTGTGTCAAACTCTTCGCGCATGGCTGCATGCTACCGAGGATCGCCCAGAGCAGCATGGACAGACGTCAGCACGTCTGCAACGGAGGAAGGCAAGGTCGACGCGACGAGGACGTAGTAATCAGATGAGTACGGCCGACTTGGGCGGTCAACACCAGCGCTCGGGTGTCGGGATGGACGATTGCAAGGTCGCACTCTTTTTTCGGACGGATCCTTCTACCGCAGCATCATCGGTGCTCTCCAATACCTGACGCTCACCCGCCCCGACCTGATATACGTAGTTCAGCAAGTGTGCTTGCACATGCACGCGCCACGGGACGTGCACTGGGCTCTGGTGAAACGGATTTTGCGGTACATCCGCGGCACTCCGTCGTTGGGGCTCACCCTGCTTCGCTTGACATCGTAGTCTACCCTGATGCGGACTGAGCCGGCTGCCCCGATACCTGACACTCTACATCATGCTAGTGGGTCTACGTCGGCTCGTCGCTCATCTCATGGTCGTCCAAAAGACAACCGACGGTGTTTCGATCGAGCACCGAAGCGGAGTACCGTGTCGTGGCGGAGTGCTCTTGGCTCCGGCATCTCCTTGGAGAGATGCACTGTGTTGTCCGTCGCCCCACCGTCGTTTACTGCGACAACATTTCAGCTGTCTACTTGTCCGTCAACCCGGTGCACCATCGACGGACCAAACATATTGAGCTTGACATACGTTTTGTACGGGAAAACGTTGCGCTCGGGGATGTCTGTTTTCTTCATGCATGTGCCTACTTCTCAGCAATTCGTCGATGTTATGACTAAGGGGCTGCTGGTGTCGGTCTTCGAAGAGTTTCGATCCAGCCTCTACGTCTTCGACGATGCTTCGCATGCGGGGGGTGTTGAAGGAGCCGTCCACATCGCGGCCCACAGCCATTCTGTTAGCTATGCATAGGATTAGCTAACCCACTCGCCCACTCCCTCCCTTCTTGCTCGGGTAGTTAGGCTGTTCTATTGGCTAATCCTATCCCATGTACATGTATAAATATGTGTTTTGTCAATGAGAATCTATGCAACAAACAATCTCTTTTTTTCTTGCTTTatagttaccaaccgggactaaagggcgggGGGCTTTAGTCTCTATTTATTAATTCTGGTTGGTAAACCAGAACTAAAGGTCTTTTTTAACCGGTACTATAGTCCGTTTCTTCATCTATGAAAAAAAGCCTCCACTACACTAAAAGACAGAGCGGATCaaggtcttcatgtggtttgtgcacaagAAGGTCATtctaactaaggataacttggctaaACGAAATTGGGGGGTAGTACTAGGTGTTGTTTTTGCGATAGAGAAGAAAATATTTCACACCTATTTCTCCAATGCCCACTTGCGAGAGTTCTTTGGCAGACGGTTCACATAGCCTTTAATATTATACCTCCGGACAGTATTGATACGTTATTTGGAACGTGGCTAGATGGAGTTGATTCGAGTATTGCTAAACACATTCGTATTGGAGTTTGTGCACTTATGTGAGCTATCTGAAACTCTAGGAATGATGTGGTTTTTGACAGATATACAAATATACATTATTCGCAGGTACTACACAGAGCTGCTGCATCGATCCGTAcctggtcattactcactcctgtggaaaccagggagcctatggttactgggtCTATCCGATGGGAGACGGTAGCACgggatatcttcaaccggtttggatgacagTCCACTAATAGGATAGATGAATAGACATCTAGGCCTATTTTGCCGGTTGTGGCACTTTTCTTTTTAATTTTCCATCTTAATTTCATtttatcaagactatgttgaaccGTActttgtttgcttgtttaataaaGGGGTCGTATGCATCgtgctgatgcagaggccggaggtaatcctccttttctaaaaaaaagacaGAGCGGACATGCATGATCACTAATCGTGTGTGAACACTTTCTCCATGGCATGGGGGCAAGCAAGCACTTACCCTTGAACTTTCATTTTCATTGCTATCCAGACAAGAAAAAACAACACATGTGTGCACGCACAAAACAAAGAGGAATATGCTGCCTACTCCATCAACCCATGCATGTCCATCATTGATCGGTGACGGATAGAGATGCCATGCCGAGTATCAGTGTATCACCATATGGCTCATCCCCAGCCATCCCTTCCATTAGTGGTTGCGGGCGCTGGCGGGCGGGGTGGAGCCACCCCATACCCTTAACCGTCGTCCCAAACCTTACTCCATCACTTGTACCCATACCCATCATGGATATAATTTTTTCATAGACCCATCACCTGTCAGGGTAAATGGGTACCCGCTGGTAAAATTATCCGGATTTACAACACACCAATTCAAGTATTACATAGTTAAAAACAACAACTTATAATGATAATGTATAAAAAAACAACAATTCATGACAACAACACATACTCGTAAATAGCAACACACTCTGGACGTGGGCTAGCTACAGGATTTATGTACATATAATACGTTTAATATATGGATAAGTAATATTGAATGCCTATTTTTCAAATTATATGCAGGTACATAGGTACACTGGTATGGGTTAGACTAAACTACCCACACCCAGTATACCCGATGAGTTACAAATTTTCCCCGTTTATGTACACATGGTTATTTTTTGACTCATGCCCTCATCTCAATAGGTTTTTTACCCACAGGGTACGTGGGTAATGGGTATCCATTATCATCCCTATCCAGGGGCACTTTTGGTGTATCGAATGAAAGTATGCCAAATGGTGCGTGCTGGTGTTATTTTTGGATTCGGTTTTGCTAAAAACATCTAAATTTAAGATAAGTATTGCACATTTCAGTCTTATATCATTGATCTTACATGGAGATTCATGTGaatattttcttttcctttttccttttcgcTTTTATGCTTGATTTAGTCATTTAAATGTGCAATAACTATATCACATCTAGATGTGTCCTACACATACATTTTTAGATATTTTTTGTGTACATATTTTCAGGTTCATATGTGTTTCTTTCGAGTTTTTTGTGCCTTTCGTTTGTTTTTAAGATTTAAGAACAAATATTTTTTGGGGGGTAGGAAAAGTTATGCCTTCATGAAAAGTAAATATTTGCTTTTCGTGGAGAC harbors:
- the LOC123410114 gene encoding exosome complex component RRP4 homolog yields the protein MFPARLNLAAFQRDGGGWTGQVLLGFLLVSAVDRRRPPPPADASLLLLKCSRHSVGAMRDLHLPLNQTQRVRLEAALHELQTLAPAAASAAAVTVADNIAVNHEDNILKGHGTTDQDGEVVATLCGVVERVNKLVYVRTLRARYKPEVGDIIVGRVIEIAPKRWRLEINFSQDAVLMLSSMNLPDGIQRRRTAVDELNMRSIFEENDVVCAEVRGFQHDGSLHLQARSQKYGKLQRGQLLTVPAYLVKRRKLHFHHLEQYDVDLILGCNGFIWVGEHVVVREIADLKEDEQKLSAEAETFTPIETRRHICRLANAVRVLSALGFTLTVELIIQTAEASISSNVEINDMLGAEFYVQTAEREAKRRGDLLGKKR